GATATTGGCCGCGTAATGGCTCGGTCCGCCACGGAAACTGGCGGTTCCGGCCACCAGCACGTCCGCGCCGGCCCCGGTGCACAGCCGGGCGGTTTCGAGATCGACCCCGCCATCCACTTCGAGGTGAATCGGCCGGCCGGTCTTATCGATCATCTTGCGGACCGCCTCGATCTTGCGAAGCTGGCTGGAAATGAAGCTCTGCCCGCCGAAGCCGGGGTTGACGCTCATGATCAGCACCAGGTCGATCTCGTCGATGAGGTAGTCGAGCATCTTGGCCGGCGTCGCGGGGTTCAGCGAGATGCCGGCCTTCTTGCCCAGCGCCCGGATCGCCTGCACCGTGCGGTGGACGTGCGGGCCGGCTTCGGGGTGGACGGTGATGATGTCGGCGCCGGCGTCGGCAAAGGCCTGCAGGTAGCCATCGACCGGCGAGATCATCAGGTGGACATCGAACGGCTTCGCCGTGTGCGGACGCAGCGCCTTCACCACGCCGGGGCCGATGGTGATATTGGGCACGAAGTGGCCGTCCATCACATCGACATGAATCCAGTCCGCGCCGGCGGCATCGATAGCGCGAACTTCCTCGCCCAGACGGGCGAAGTCCGCGGAAAGGATCGAGGGCGAAATCAGCGGAACA
The Novosphingobium sp. EMRT-2 genome window above contains:
- the rpe gene encoding ribulose-phosphate 3-epimerase, with product MAVPLISPSILSADFARLGEEVRAIDAAGADWIHVDVMDGHFVPNITIGPGVVKALRPHTAKPFDVHLMISPVDGYLQAFADAGADIITVHPEAGPHVHRTVQAIRALGKKAGISLNPATPAKMLDYLIDEIDLVLIMSVNPGFGGQSFISSQLRKIEAVRKMIDKTGRPIHLEVDGGVDLETARLCTGAGADVLVAGTASFRGGPSHYAANIAALKGAG